DNA from Castellaniella sp. MT123:
TTGCGGTGGTAGCCCTGCGGGGCATAGCTGGAACCGCGCCAGAATTGCTGCTGGCGATTCGTGCGACGGGTCTTGAGTTCCAGCCAGAGGATGTCGATGGCTTTGTCGTCATCGCGGGTGAGCATGGCCAGCGTGGGCATCACGACCAGCAGTAGTCCCCACCAGGCCAGCCCGGCTGTCATGGCAATGATGGCCACGCATGCGAACGCGCCGAGCATCAAGGTGGTGGGGATGCCCATGAAGGTCGCCTTGCGGCCCAGGCCCTTGAACACGGGATAGGTGTTCGGGGGCTGATGGTCGGGAGACTGGTCTGTGTGGCCGGTGCGGGCGGCGCGTGTGCTGCTGGTGCGGATCGCCATGGCTTACTTCCAGAGCAGCACAACGAGTTCGGCTGCGGACCCGGCCAACAGCAC
Protein-coding regions in this window:
- a CDS encoding VirB3 family type IV secretion system protein, which gives rise to MAIRTSSTRAARTGHTDQSPDHQPPNTYPVFKGLGRKATFMGIPTTLMLGAFACVAIIAMTAGLAWWGLLLVVMPTLAMLTRDDDKAIDILWLELKTRRTNRQQQFWRGSSYAPQGYHRNRPWRRLLSRRTLP